From the Entomomonas sp. E2T0 genome, one window contains:
- a CDS encoding quorum-sensing-regulated virulence factor family protein yields MIRKSILIVSLALPFMVNAASLKDYNLHQTLQTVAKKSSEGIPRKINDDLTDKGYTVQDNTLINRIEVSDKQAEEMRKFPNTMRSQLAESVCKNEGYRDLLKRGAILSYQFTEKGNKPIAEELFFASDCGL; encoded by the coding sequence ATGATTCGTAAAAGTATTTTAATTGTTAGCTTGGCATTACCCTTTATGGTAAATGCTGCTTCTTTAAAAGACTACAATTTACATCAAACCCTACAAACTGTAGCTAAAAAAAGTAGTGAAGGTATACCTCGTAAAATTAATGATGACCTAACAGATAAAGGATATACTGTACAGGATAATACCCTCATTAATCGCATTGAAGTATCTGATAAACAAGCAGAAGAAATGCGTAAATTCCCAAATACCATGAGAAGCCAATTAGCCGAAAGTGTTTGTAAAAATGAAGGCTACCGCGATTTATTAAAACGTGGTGCAATTTTAAGCTATCAATTTACTGAAAAAGGCAATAAACCTATTGCTGAAGAATTATTCTTTGCTTCTGATTGTGGCTTATAA
- a CDS encoding YqfO family protein, translating to MYKLCFYVPESHLQQVKQAVFATGAGQIGDYAECCWQVLGKGQFKPLEGSNPFIGKANSLEHVEEWRVELVVADELIIKAVAALKAAHPYETPAYDVWQLADF from the coding sequence ATGTATAAGTTATGTTTTTATGTGCCTGAAAGTCATTTACAGCAAGTTAAGCAAGCAGTTTTTGCTACAGGGGCAGGGCAAATAGGTGATTATGCTGAATGTTGTTGGCAGGTATTAGGCAAGGGGCAGTTTAAGCCACTAGAGGGTAGTAATCCCTTTATTGGTAAAGCAAATAGCCTAGAGCATGTGGAAGAGTGGCGAGTGGAGTTGGTAGTAGCTGATGAGCTGATTATTAAGGCAGTGGCTGCTTTAAAAGCAGCACATCCTTATGAAACACCAGCTTATGACGTTTGGCAGTTAGCAGATTTTTAA
- a CDS encoding serine hydrolase domain-containing protein, translating to MKQYSTTPIFFWLLLFLLPTTTFANQLELTERLNTVIDQAIDEQRIVGAVVLVSEHGELVYQRAAGFADREAQRPMTLDTIFRLSSVSKPLVTAAALKLIEEHKISLDDPVTKYLPNFKPKLADGTTPIITIKQLLTHTAGLNYGFFEGDTGPYHQAKVSDGLDQPGLSMEENLQRIASVPLIYKPGTNWKYSLAIDVLGAVLSKATNQPLSEVVATYVTKPLAMQDTGFTTNAIDRLATPYTNDNPEPQPMKEQTELPIMGGSKISFVPNRYANLNSYPSGGAGMLGTAPDFMHFLQAIEDNGQPILTGSTVQQMLKDQTNGLAQSYDLGWSFGYGGAILENPTLAKTPQSQGTIQWGGVYGHNWFYDPVKKIAVVIFTNTALEGMYGQFPNDIRDAVYNSYSNSTIEK from the coding sequence ATGAAGCAATACTCTACAACCCCTATATTTTTTTGGCTATTATTATTTTTATTGCCTACAACTACTTTTGCTAATCAATTAGAGTTAACTGAGCGATTAAATACAGTCATAGATCAAGCAATTGATGAACAACGCATAGTAGGTGCAGTGGTATTAGTAAGCGAGCATGGTGAACTAGTCTACCAACGAGCGGCGGGGTTTGCTGATCGAGAAGCACAGCGCCCTATGACATTAGATACTATCTTTCGTTTATCTTCTGTTAGCAAGCCTCTTGTAACAGCGGCTGCCTTAAAACTTATTGAAGAACACAAAATTAGCTTGGATGATCCTGTTACTAAATACCTACCTAATTTCAAACCAAAGTTGGCTGATGGAACAACACCAATTATTACTATCAAACAATTGCTTACTCATACGGCTGGTTTAAACTATGGTTTTTTTGAAGGCGATACAGGTCCTTATCATCAAGCAAAAGTTTCCGACGGTTTAGATCAACCTGGTTTATCAATGGAAGAAAACTTACAGCGTATTGCCAGTGTACCATTAATTTATAAACCAGGTACTAATTGGAAATACTCCCTTGCTATCGATGTATTAGGAGCGGTATTAAGTAAAGCCACTAATCAACCCTTATCAGAAGTAGTAGCAACTTATGTTACTAAACCCTTAGCCATGCAAGATACTGGCTTTACTACTAATGCTATTGATCGCTTAGCTACACCTTATACTAACGATAATCCAGAACCGCAACCCATGAAAGAACAGACTGAACTACCCATTATGGGAGGAAGTAAGATTTCTTTTGTGCCTAATCGCTATGCTAATCTTAACTCATATCCTTCTGGCGGCGCAGGAATGTTAGGAACTGCTCCAGATTTTATGCACTTTCTTCAAGCCATAGAAGATAATGGTCAACCTATTTTAACTGGCTCTACAGTACAACAAATGTTAAAAGACCAAACCAATGGTTTAGCCCAATCTTATGATTTAGGCTGGAGCTTTGGCTATGGTGGAGCTATTTTAGAAAACCCTACATTAGCTAAGACACCGCAATCACAAGGAACTATACAATGGGGTGGTGTTTATGGTCATAATTGGTTTTACGATCCTGTAAAAAAAATAGCAGTTGTTATTTTCACTAATACTGCATTAGAAGGAATGTATGGACAATTCCCTAATGATATTAGGGATGCTGTTTACAATAGCTACTCAAACTCAACCATAGAAAAATAA
- the thiI gene encoding tRNA uracil 4-sulfurtransferase ThiI, translating into MKFIIKYFAEITIKSTPVRKQFVNQLAKNIRSVLKKLDPNIRVTSKWDYIEVNTTMNDSASKAQLIEKLSCIPGIGSFLQVVEYPLVDIADVIEKCKYHFAEPIKGKTFCVRCKRAGKHSFTSVEVEREVGAGLIKDSSPKGVSLTKPEVEVRLEIRDQHVYLVEQSYKGLGGYPLASLDQVLVLMSGGYDSTVAAYQMIRRGLMPHFCFFNLGGRAHELGVMEVAHFLWSKYASSQRVMFISVPFEQVVGEILTKVDNSQMGVILKRMMLRAATQLAKRYELTALVTGEAISQVSSQTLTNLTVINQATDMLVIRPLVASHKEDIIATAEHIGTAEYARHMPEYCGVISVNPTTRAKPERIEREEQRFDFTILDEAIAQAKWVTVDQIMEELDKDINVEQISEVLAGQIVIDIRHPDQAEDQPLVVEGVEVKQIPFYAINQQFSKLDENRQYLLYCDKGVMSRLHAHHLLSEGHINVRVYRP; encoded by the coding sequence ATGAAATTTATTATTAAGTACTTTGCTGAGATTACTATTAAAAGTACTCCAGTACGTAAGCAATTTGTTAATCAGTTGGCCAAAAATATACGTTCAGTTTTAAAGAAACTGGATCCTAATATACGTGTGACTAGTAAATGGGATTATATCGAAGTTAATACAACAATGAATGACTCTGCTAGTAAGGCACAATTAATAGAAAAGTTAAGTTGTATTCCTGGTATTGGTTCCTTTTTGCAAGTGGTTGAATATCCATTAGTTGATATTGCTGATGTGATAGAAAAATGTAAATATCATTTTGCTGAGCCAATAAAGGGTAAAACATTCTGCGTACGCTGTAAGAGGGCAGGTAAACACAGTTTTACCTCCGTTGAAGTGGAGCGAGAAGTTGGCGCAGGATTAATAAAAGACAGTTCTCCTAAAGGTGTATCATTAACTAAACCAGAAGTTGAAGTACGTCTTGAAATTCGTGATCAACATGTTTATTTAGTTGAACAATCTTATAAAGGATTAGGTGGTTATCCACTGGCCTCTTTAGATCAAGTATTAGTGCTGATGTCAGGTGGATATGACTCTACTGTTGCTGCTTATCAAATGATTCGCCGTGGTTTAATGCCCCATTTTTGTTTTTTTAATTTAGGTGGGCGTGCTCATGAGTTAGGCGTAATGGAAGTAGCTCATTTCTTGTGGAGTAAATATGCTAGTTCACAGCGAGTGATGTTTATTAGCGTACCCTTTGAACAAGTAGTGGGCGAAATTCTTACTAAAGTGGATAACAGTCAAATGGGTGTTATTCTTAAACGTATGATGTTACGTGCGGCCACACAGCTTGCTAAGCGTTATGAGCTAACTGCGTTGGTAACAGGGGAAGCGATTTCTCAAGTATCTAGCCAAACCTTAACCAATTTAACAGTAATTAATCAAGCAACGGATATGTTAGTTATTCGCCCCTTAGTGGCCAGTCATAAAGAAGATATTATTGCTACAGCGGAGCACATTGGTACGGCTGAATATGCGCGTCATATGCCAGAGTACTGTGGTGTTATTTCAGTTAATCCTACTACTCGTGCTAAGCCAGAGCGTATTGAGAGAGAAGAACAACGTTTTGATTTTACAATACTTGATGAAGCGATTGCCCAGGCTAAGTGGGTGACAGTTGATCAAATTATGGAAGAGTTGGATAAGGATATTAATGTTGAGCAAATATCAGAAGTACTTGCAGGGCAAATAGTAATAGATATCCGTCATCCAGATCAGGCAGAAGATCAGCCATTAGTGGTAGAAGGGGTTGAAGTAAAGCAGATACCTTTCTATGCTATTAACCAACAATTTAGCAAATTAGACGAAAATCGCCAATATTTACTGTATTGTGATAAGGGCGTAATGAGCAGATTACATGCACACCACCTATTAAGCGAGGGACATATTAATGTGCGTGTATATCGTCCTTAA
- the typA gene encoding translational GTPase TypA produces MIENLRNIAIIAHVDHGKTTIVDKLLRQSGTLERKELDSERVMDSNDQEKERGITILAKNTAISWNGYNINIVDTPGHADFGGEVERVMSMVDSVLLLVDAVDGPMPQTRFVTQKAFQAGLRPIVVVNKVDRPGARPDWVIDQVFDLFDNLGATEDQLDFPIVYASALNGIAGLDPSEMAEDLTPLFQTIIDRVPAPKVDVDGSFQMQISALDYSSYLGVIGIGRIARGKIKANSPVVAIDMNGKKRNGRILKIMGYHGLHRVDVEEAQAGDIVCINGFDQLFISDTLCDPQNVEAMPALTVDEPTVSMTFQVNDSPFAGKEGKFVTSRNIKERLEKELLHNVALRVEEGDSAEKFKVSGRGELHLSVLIESMRREGFELGVSRPEVIIKEVDGEKQEPYENVTIDLEEQHQGAIMEQMGLRKGDLSNMIPDGKGRVRLEYTVPSRGLIGFRNQFLTMTSGTGILTSTFSHYGKMKEGDVEHRQSGVLVAMAAGKILAYSLTTLQDRGRLFVEPGMECYEGMIVGIHSRGNDLVVNPTKGKKLDNMRASGNDETIQLVPPIKFTLEQALEFIDDDELVEVTPKSIRLRKKILDENDRKRAERSKD; encoded by the coding sequence GTGATTGAGAACTTACGCAACATTGCTATTATTGCCCACGTTGACCATGGAAAAACAACCATTGTTGATAAATTATTGAGACAGTCGGGCACATTAGAGCGTAAAGAATTAGATTCTGAGCGTGTGATGGATAGTAATGATCAAGAAAAAGAACGTGGTATTACTATTCTAGCTAAAAATACAGCAATTAGTTGGAATGGCTATAACATTAATATCGTAGATACCCCTGGCCATGCTGACTTTGGTGGTGAAGTAGAGCGTGTAATGTCAATGGTAGACTCTGTTCTATTGTTAGTTGATGCTGTAGATGGCCCTATGCCACAAACTCGCTTTGTAACGCAAAAGGCTTTCCAAGCTGGCTTAAGACCTATTGTGGTAGTTAATAAAGTAGACCGTCCTGGTGCACGCCCTGATTGGGTGATTGACCAAGTATTTGATTTATTTGATAACTTAGGTGCTACTGAAGATCAGTTAGATTTCCCTATTGTTTATGCTAGTGCGTTAAATGGTATTGCAGGGCTTGATCCTAGTGAAATGGCAGAAGATTTAACACCTTTATTCCAAACCATTATTGATCGTGTACCAGCTCCTAAAGTGGATGTGGATGGTTCATTCCAAATGCAAATTTCTGCTTTGGATTACAGTAGCTATTTAGGCGTGATTGGTATTGGTCGTATTGCACGTGGTAAGATCAAAGCTAACTCACCTGTTGTTGCTATTGATATGAACGGTAAAAAACGTAATGGTCGTATCTTAAAAATTATGGGCTACCATGGTTTACATCGTGTTGATGTAGAAGAAGCACAAGCAGGTGATATTGTTTGTATTAATGGTTTTGATCAACTATTTATTTCTGATACTTTGTGTGACCCACAAAATGTTGAAGCTATGCCAGCCTTAACAGTAGATGAACCTACTGTAAGTATGACTTTCCAAGTAAATGACTCTCCTTTTGCTGGTAAAGAAGGTAAATTTGTTACTAGCCGTAATATCAAAGAGCGTTTAGAGAAAGAGTTATTACATAACGTTGCTTTACGTGTTGAAGAAGGTGATTCAGCTGAGAAGTTCAAAGTTTCAGGCCGTGGTGAGTTACATCTTTCTGTATTAATTGAAAGTATGCGCCGTGAAGGGTTTGAGTTGGGTGTATCTCGTCCAGAAGTGATTATTAAAGAAGTAGATGGTGAGAAACAAGAGCCTTATGAGAATGTAACCATTGACCTTGAAGAACAACATCAAGGCGCTATTATGGAACAAATGGGATTACGTAAAGGTGATCTCTCGAATATGATTCCTGACGGTAAAGGTCGCGTTCGTTTAGAATATACAGTACCTTCACGTGGCTTAATTGGCTTTCGTAACCAATTCTTAACCATGACTTCAGGTACAGGTATTTTAACCAGCACTTTTAGCCACTATGGCAAAATGAAAGAAGGTGATGTAGAGCATCGTCAAAGTGGTGTATTAGTAGCTATGGCAGCAGGTAAAATCTTGGCCTACTCATTAACTACTTTACAAGACCGTGGACGTTTATTTGTTGAGCCTGGTATGGAGTGTTATGAGGGTATGATCGTGGGTATTCACTCACGTGGTAATGACCTTGTTGTTAACCCTACTAAAGGTAAAAAACTAGATAATATGCGTGCTTCGGGTAATGATGAAACTATTCAATTAGTACCACCTATCAAGTTTACTTTAGAGCAAGCATTAGAGTTTATTGATGATGATGAATTAGTGGAAGTAACACCTAAATCCATCCGCTTACGTAAGAAAATTCTTGATGAGAATGATCGTAAACGTGCCGAGCGTAGCAAAGACTAA
- a CDS encoding N-acetyltransferase family protein: MLIHRSVQQDDLAIICQFPQTPEELFFFYPKADYPLTVEQLMLAIDQRTHATVIEKDREIAGFADFYHWESGGCCKIGNVIINPKLRGQGIAKYLMKTMTRKAREHYQANQVQVSCFNENSAALLLYKQLGFTPFDIEERINKQGKKVALIHLAYELVYVL; the protein is encoded by the coding sequence ATGCTTATACATCGATCTGTCCAACAGGATGATTTAGCAATCATTTGCCAGTTTCCACAAACACCCGAAGAATTGTTTTTCTTTTATCCTAAAGCAGACTATCCCTTAACTGTGGAACAGTTGATGTTAGCGATTGATCAACGCACCCACGCCACTGTTATAGAAAAAGATCGAGAAATAGCAGGTTTTGCAGATTTTTACCATTGGGAGTCAGGTGGTTGCTGTAAAATAGGCAATGTTATAATAAATCCTAAATTACGTGGTCAAGGAATTGCTAAATACCTTATGAAAACCATGACTCGTAAAGCGCGTGAACACTACCAAGCAAATCAAGTACAGGTTTCTTGTTTTAATGAAAACTCTGCTGCACTGTTACTTTATAAACAATTAGGTTTTACACCTTTTGATATTGAGGAACGAATTAATAAACAAGGAAAAAAAGTGGCACTGATTCATTTGGCTTATGAATTAGTTTACGTACTTTAA
- a CDS encoding M48 family metallopeptidase: MKKILSCSMLALAIGVTGCTSTNTTSGGAVGVERKQYMFSMLSEQEVNNMYAEAYAETLKEAQAQGALVSKNDKQMKRLQTVANRLVAQVGTFRPDAKNWKWEVNLVKSDEINANCGPGGKIIFYTGIIDTLQLTDDEIAAIMGHEIAHALREHGRESMSKAYGVGAASEVAGMFGVKTDSINLAQTGVNYLMTLPNSRTNENEADLIGLELSARAGYNPEAAITLWQKMNKLGGSGPEFMSTHPSNDNRIASLQATMPKVMPLYEAAKKAK, from the coding sequence ATGAAAAAAATATTAAGTTGTTCTATGTTAGCTCTTGCTATTGGTGTAACAGGCTGTACATCTACAAATACAACCAGTGGTGGTGCTGTGGGTGTAGAGCGTAAACAATATATGTTTAGCATGTTATCAGAGCAAGAAGTCAATAATATGTATGCTGAAGCTTATGCAGAAACTTTAAAAGAGGCACAGGCTCAAGGTGCTTTAGTAAGTAAAAATGATAAGCAAATGAAGCGTCTTCAAACAGTTGCTAATCGTTTAGTAGCGCAAGTAGGTACTTTCCGTCCTGATGCAAAAAATTGGAAATGGGAAGTTAATTTAGTTAAAAGTGATGAAATTAATGCTAACTGTGGTCCAGGTGGCAAGATTATTTTCTATACAGGCATTATTGATACATTACAGTTAACAGATGACGAAATAGCTGCCATTATGGGCCATGAAATTGCCCATGCATTGCGTGAGCATGGTCGTGAGTCAATGTCTAAAGCGTATGGTGTAGGTGCGGCAAGTGAAGTTGCAGGTATGTTTGGCGTTAAAACAGATAGCATTAATTTAGCCCAAACAGGCGTTAACTATTTAATGACTCTACCTAATAGTCGTACTAATGAAAATGAAGCAGATTTAATAGGTTTAGAACTATCAGCTCGTGCGGGTTATAATCCAGAGGCTGCTATTACTTTATGGCAAAAAATGAATAAGTTAGGTGGTTCTGGTCCTGAGTTTATGAGTACCCATCCATCTAATGATAATCGCATTGCTTCTTTACAAGCTACCATGCCAAAAGTAATGCCATTGTATGAAGCTGCTAAGAAAGCTAAATAA
- a CDS encoding cold-shock protein, whose product MAEREIGTVKWFNDAKGFGFIVRDNGVDVFVHYQAIRGEGHRSLTDGQKVEFSVVQGQKGLQAEDVVKV is encoded by the coding sequence ATGGCAGAACGTGAAATTGGCACTGTTAAATGGTTTAATGATGCTAAAGGATTTGGATTTATAGTGCGCGATAATGGTGTAGATGTATTTGTGCACTATCAAGCTATTCGTGGTGAAGGGCATCGTTCTTTAACAGATGGTCAAAAAGTGGAGTTTTCAGTAGTGCAAGGACAAAAGGGACTGCAGGCTGAAGATGTAGTTAAAGTATAA
- a CDS encoding TMEM165/GDT1 family protein — translation MEAFLVSTGIVALAEMGDKTQLLALVLAARFRAPIPIILGILLSTLANHFIAGAVGHWLTALFSPTTLSWILAACFLAMAIWILIPDKLDDDESSAIKKFGPFVATFIAFFLAEMGDKTQIATVMLAAQYNSLFWVVAGTTVGMMIANVPAVLLGNFSAEKLPLRAIHIVAALLFVAMAGFAIYQAITI, via the coding sequence ATGGAAGCATTCTTAGTTTCTACTGGTATTGTTGCTTTAGCTGAGATGGGTGATAAAACACAACTTCTTGCTTTAGTACTTGCTGCTCGTTTTCGTGCCCCTATTCCCATTATTTTAGGCATTCTATTATCCACATTAGCTAATCATTTTATTGCTGGTGCTGTTGGTCATTGGTTAACAGCTCTTTTCTCACCTACAACACTGAGTTGGATTCTGGCTGCCTGTTTCCTTGCTATGGCCATCTGGATACTAATTCCTGATAAACTAGATGACGATGAAAGTTCTGCTATTAAAAAGTTTGGCCCCTTTGTCGCCACTTTTATTGCTTTCTTTCTCGCTGAAATGGGTGATAAAACTCAAATCGCAACAGTTATGTTAGCTGCCCAATATAATTCTTTATTCTGGGTAGTTGCAGGTACTACAGTAGGCATGATGATAGCCAATGTCCCTGCTGTATTATTAGGTAATTTTAGTGCAGAGAAACTACCATTAAGAGCTATTCATATTGTGGCTGCGCTATTATTTGTAGCAATGGCTGGCTTTGCTATCTATCAAGCAATCACTATCTAG
- the xseA gene encoding exodeoxyribonuclease VII large subunit, whose amino-acid sequence MAIDPFNRLSVNQEVLTVTQLNRCARSMLEEVFAGVWVVGEISNLAKPASGHIYFTLKDQDAQIRCALFRQHALRVREALRDGVAIKAYGKVSIFEGRGDYQLIVERLEPAGDGSLKLAFELLQKKLEQEGLFAADIKKTLPQHPKRIGIVTSPTGAVIRDIVSVFKRRAPQVELILVPTAVQGKEATAQIIKALQLADKQQFDAIILARGGGSLEDLWCFNEEVVARAIAACVTPIVSGVGHETDVTIADFVADVRAPTPSAAAELLAPHHQDWLATLNQLQQRLERTIRERLTRYQLTVDGFTKRLRHPRDQLQQQTQRIDDLEMRLIRSFKQQLLTYRQHITQLDSRLLAQHPKKQLQISQQQIIVLRQQLKRLIQDKLKQVQLQLASQVQALQIVSPLATLERGYSIVLTEKGQVVQESSKTTVGQKLTVKLYKGELKVNILDNQQYPVNLSLLED is encoded by the coding sequence ATGGCTATTGATCCTTTTAATCGCTTGTCCGTTAATCAAGAAGTATTAACGGTTACCCAATTAAATCGCTGTGCACGCTCTATGTTAGAGGAGGTGTTTGCAGGCGTATGGGTTGTGGGTGAAATTTCTAACTTAGCAAAGCCAGCATCGGGTCATATTTATTTCACCCTTAAAGATCAAGATGCGCAAATCCGTTGTGCATTATTTCGCCAGCATGCATTACGAGTAAGGGAGGCTTTACGTGATGGGGTAGCCATCAAAGCCTATGGTAAAGTTTCTATATTTGAAGGGCGTGGTGATTATCAACTGATTGTTGAGCGTTTAGAGCCTGCTGGGGATGGTTCGTTAAAATTAGCTTTTGAGTTATTACAGAAAAAACTAGAGCAAGAAGGATTATTTGCTGCTGATATTAAGAAAACTTTACCACAACACCCTAAACGAATAGGTATTGTTACTTCGCCAACAGGTGCTGTGATTCGTGATATTGTGAGTGTATTTAAACGTCGTGCACCACAAGTAGAGTTAATATTAGTACCTACGGCTGTGCAGGGTAAAGAAGCTACTGCACAAATAATTAAAGCGTTACAGCTAGCTGATAAGCAGCAGTTTGATGCGATTATTTTAGCCAGAGGCGGTGGTTCTTTGGAAGATTTATGGTGTTTTAATGAAGAAGTCGTTGCACGTGCTATTGCTGCTTGTGTAACGCCTATTGTCAGTGGCGTGGGACATGAAACAGATGTAACTATTGCTGATTTCGTGGCTGACGTACGTGCGCCAACACCCTCAGCTGCAGCAGAATTATTAGCACCTCATCATCAAGACTGGTTGGCAACGCTTAATCAATTACAACAGCGTTTAGAACGAACTATTAGGGAACGCTTAACACGTTATCAATTAACTGTTGATGGATTTACTAAAAGATTACGCCATCCTCGTGACCAGTTACAACAACAAACACAGCGTATTGATGATTTAGAAATGCGTTTAATAAGAAGTTTTAAGCAGCAATTACTGACTTATCGCCAACATATTACACAGTTAGATAGTCGTTTATTAGCACAACATCCAAAGAAACAGTTACAAATTAGTCAACAACAAATTATAGTTCTACGGCAACAGTTAAAACGTTTAATTCAAGATAAATTAAAGCAAGTACAATTACAGTTGGCTAGTCAAGTACAAGCATTACAAATAGTTAGCCCATTAGCTACCCTTGAGCGTGGTTATAGTATTGTATTAACTGAAAAGGGACAGGTTGTGCAAGAGTCATCAAAAACTACAGTTGGACAAAAGTTAACAGTTAAACTCTATAAAGGTGAGTTAAAAGTTAATATATTAGATAATCAACAATATCCTGTTAATTTGTCACTATTAGAGGATTAA